In one window of Niallia sp. Man26 DNA:
- the atzF gene encoding allophanate hydrolase: MQTIPYPMKLSIHELQANYESGKLTPENVIEHILERAEADKDMNIWITPPSWSFIRPFLENLSKMERSHAPLWGIPFAIKDNIDLAGVPTTAGCAEFAYTPDRSAVIVQRLIDAGAIPVGKTNLDQFATGLVGTRSPFGETKNALRPELISGGSSSGSAVSVARGQAAFSLGTDTAGSGRVPAALNGLIGYKPSLGAWPVKGVVPACASIDCVTVFSHNISDTILVDEVVRGFEEEDSWSKEVERKKTALPKKIFIPEQTPEFYGPFAAEYKIAWQNTLEKLHKLDIPLEKLDVSYLSEAASVLYDGPWVAERWSDLGSFIETHKNTALAVTETVLRTGAKEDYNAASVFQAMHTLQAHKRKAHLDLQDAVLIMPTAGGTWSREDVRKDPIHTNSQMGAFTNHCNLLDLSAINIPSVAPDETLPFGITLFTGPYAEHLLIGFSDLYLNNISVSTVRSTEMVAVCGLHMRGFSLEKQMLKHQAVYIGPAKTSAQYRMVELTTNPNKPGLIRADKGSAIEVELWEMPISQLGSFVSLIPSPLCFGTIELENGSAVKGFLCEANAMETGLDITSFGGWRNFVASSIK, from the coding sequence ATGCAAACAATTCCGTATCCAATGAAATTATCCATTCATGAATTACAAGCAAACTATGAGTCAGGGAAACTAACTCCTGAGAATGTTATCGAGCATATCTTAGAGAGAGCAGAAGCTGATAAAGATATGAATATATGGATAACTCCCCCTTCCTGGAGTTTCATTAGACCCTTTTTAGAAAATCTATCCAAGATGGAGCGCTCACACGCTCCTCTATGGGGAATTCCGTTTGCGATAAAAGATAATATAGATCTAGCAGGGGTGCCAACGACGGCAGGATGTGCGGAGTTTGCTTATACACCAGACAGAAGTGCTGTTATTGTACAGCGTTTGATTGATGCAGGTGCCATTCCAGTAGGAAAAACAAATTTAGACCAGTTTGCTACCGGCCTTGTTGGTACTAGAAGCCCTTTTGGGGAAACGAAAAACGCATTAAGACCAGAGTTAATCAGCGGCGGTTCCAGCTCTGGGTCTGCTGTATCTGTTGCCAGAGGGCAGGCTGCTTTTTCCCTAGGCACAGATACAGCCGGCTCCGGCCGCGTCCCTGCCGCACTAAACGGATTAATCGGATACAAACCAAGCCTCGGAGCCTGGCCAGTTAAGGGTGTAGTGCCGGCATGTGCCAGCATTGACTGTGTTACAGTATTTTCACATAATATTTCTGATACAATACTTGTTGATGAAGTGGTTCGAGGCTTTGAAGAAGAAGATTCTTGGTCAAAAGAAGTAGAGCGTAAAAAGACAGCTCTTCCGAAAAAAATCTTCATTCCTGAACAAACACCAGAATTTTACGGACCGTTTGCTGCCGAGTATAAAATTGCCTGGCAGAATACATTAGAGAAGCTGCACAAATTGGATATACCGCTCGAAAAATTAGATGTCAGCTATTTATCGGAAGCAGCGTCTGTTTTATATGATGGGCCATGGGTTGCCGAAAGATGGTCTGATTTAGGAAGTTTTATTGAAACCCATAAAAATACAGCACTAGCTGTAACAGAAACGGTCTTGCGAACAGGTGCTAAAGAAGACTACAATGCAGCATCGGTTTTTCAAGCTATGCATACACTGCAGGCTCATAAACGGAAAGCCCATCTCGACCTGCAGGATGCTGTATTAATTATGCCAACAGCCGGTGGTACTTGGTCCAGAGAGGATGTGCGAAAAGATCCTATTCATACAAACAGCCAAATGGGGGCTTTTACGAATCATTGTAATTTACTGGATTTATCTGCTATCAACATCCCATCTGTTGCTCCAGATGAAACATTGCCATTTGGTATCACCCTATTTACCGGCCCTTACGCTGAACATTTATTGATCGGCTTTTCTGATTTGTATTTAAATAATATTTCTGTTTCAACAGTAAGGAGCACTGAAATGGTGGCTGTGTGCGGACTTCATATGAGAGGATTTTCATTAGAGAAGCAAATGCTAAAACATCAAGCTGTTTATATTGGTCCAGCTAAAACATCAGCACAGTACCGAATGGTAGAATTAACGACCAATCCAAATAAACCAGGACTTATTCGTGCTGATAAAGGCAGTGCCATCGAAGTTGAGCTGTGGGAAATGCCTATTAGCCAGTTAGGTTCATTTGTCTCGCTGATTCCGTCACCACTTTGCTTTGGAACAATTGAGCTAGAAAACGGCTCTGCAGTTAAAGGCTTTCTATGTGAAGCGAATGCAATGGAAACTGGTTTAGACATAACCAGTTTTGGCGGCTGGCGAAATTTTGTTGCAAGCAGCATAAAGTGA
- the uca gene encoding urea carboxylase — MYSKVLIANRGAIAVRIERTLKKLGIASVAVYTKADQDSLHVDLADEAVLIGEGAAKDSYLNAELLLKIAKDTGAQAIHPGYGFLSENADFARTCFENGISFIGPTPEQIELFGLKHSAREIAKKANVPMLPGTSLITDLPTALTSAASIGYPVMLKSTAGGGGIGMRVCEDESALQQAFESVSRLAKSNFNNGGVFLEKYIQKARHVEVQIFGNEYGEVTALGERDCSIQRRNQKVVEESPAPLLSATIRAQMHQAAKRLAEEVGYRSAGTVEFLYDPNSQQFYFLEVNTRLQVEHGVTEEVLSIDLVEWMIRESAGDLRGLDELSKQPVGHSIQARIYAEDCLNDFRPSGGQLDHVRLPEDARIETWVRDGIQITSLYDPMLAKIIVHGNTREEALGKLHKALGDTRFYGVTTNISYIRSLLVEDSCKSGLVHTRMLDGFSPAEQAVEVLDGGIQTTVQDWPGRIGHWDVGVPPCGPMDPLSFRIGNKLLGNAESSAGLELTLRGGTYRFRGDIAFCITGADMHAVLDDNIIPMYTVIHAKRNQVLRFSEAETGMRTYLLVAGGLDMPLNLGSAATFTLGGFGGHGGRALRTGDVLSVKVTSAPKVNTLACNSQPHFKKEWTIGVIPGPHCTTEFLLPEYLQQLTDVSWEVHFNSSRTGVRLIGPSPLWARTDGGEAGLHPSNIHDNAYAVGTLDLTGDMPILLGPDGPSLGGFICPVTTASAEFWKIGQLHPGDRIRFKLITLEEAEALRHAQEQYLENICMEENLLLPELNKQTNELTPDYPILLEQSKERFPLVIRAAGDKHVLIEYGEMELDLLLRFQVHALMEAIQADTSLPVVDLTPGIRSLQVHINPAQMSVIELSKKIAAINETLPPLEEIEVPSRIVRLPLSWDDPATQLAIDRYQKNVRPDAPWCPSNLEFIRRVNGLDNIDDVKRIVFDANYLVLGLGDVYLGAPVATPLDPRHRLVTTKYNPARTWTPENAVGIGGAYMCVYGMEGPGGYQFVGRTVQVWNKQRETESFRQGKPWLLRFFDQISFYPVTADELLEMREDFPRGRFEIEITETTFKLGDYLAFLESIKKSTNEFRSTQQTAFHQERERWQELGLAEYVSETEQTPQTEETLPEGAEAVRSSMPGSVWKVLVSAGDVVKKGDPLIIEESMKMEFPQLAPFDGAIEAVHVVPGEEVHAGQLIISIKKAESGDNNANNSVSNEIIHS, encoded by the coding sequence ATGTATTCAAAAGTATTGATAGCAAACAGAGGTGCTATAGCAGTTCGGATTGAGCGCACTCTAAAAAAATTAGGAATTGCTTCTGTTGCCGTATACACAAAAGCAGACCAAGACAGCCTGCACGTTGATCTAGCAGATGAAGCGGTTTTGATTGGTGAAGGGGCGGCAAAAGACTCTTACTTGAACGCCGAGTTGCTCCTTAAGATTGCCAAAGATACAGGAGCTCAAGCAATTCATCCAGGCTACGGATTTTTAAGTGAAAATGCTGATTTTGCAAGAACGTGCTTTGAAAATGGCATCTCCTTTATCGGACCAACACCTGAACAAATAGAGCTATTTGGCTTAAAGCACTCTGCGCGGGAAATTGCTAAAAAAGCTAATGTTCCGATGCTGCCTGGCACATCGCTAATTACCGATCTGCCAACAGCGCTTACCTCGGCCGCCAGCATTGGCTATCCAGTGATGCTAAAAAGCACTGCTGGCGGCGGCGGAATCGGGATGCGAGTGTGTGAAGACGAGTCCGCCCTGCAGCAGGCATTTGAATCAGTAAGCCGATTGGCAAAGTCGAACTTCAATAACGGCGGTGTATTTCTGGAAAAATATATCCAAAAAGCCCGGCATGTGGAGGTGCAGATTTTCGGCAATGAATATGGCGAAGTAACAGCACTAGGTGAACGTGACTGTTCCATTCAGCGCCGCAACCAAAAAGTTGTCGAGGAAAGCCCCGCTCCCCTTCTTTCTGCGACTATCCGCGCGCAGATGCACCAAGCAGCTAAACGCCTTGCAGAAGAAGTTGGTTATCGAAGTGCTGGAACGGTTGAGTTTCTGTATGATCCGAACAGCCAGCAATTCTATTTTCTTGAAGTAAATACCCGTCTGCAAGTTGAACATGGTGTTACCGAAGAAGTTCTTAGCATTGATTTAGTGGAATGGATGATTCGGGAATCTGCAGGCGACTTGCGTGGACTTGATGAATTGTCTAAACAACCTGTTGGGCACAGCATACAGGCCCGCATTTATGCAGAAGATTGTCTGAACGACTTCCGTCCAAGCGGCGGTCAACTTGATCATGTTCGGTTACCAGAAGATGCCCGAATTGAAACATGGGTGCGAGATGGCATTCAAATCACCTCCCTATACGATCCTATGTTGGCAAAGATCATCGTCCATGGAAATACACGGGAAGAAGCGCTAGGAAAACTGCACAAAGCTCTTGGAGACACTCGCTTTTATGGTGTGACAACGAATATTTCCTATATTCGCTCCTTGTTAGTGGAGGACAGCTGCAAGAGCGGTCTCGTTCATACACGGATGCTGGACGGATTCTCCCCTGCTGAACAGGCAGTTGAGGTGCTGGACGGCGGGATTCAAACAACAGTGCAAGACTGGCCAGGCAGAATCGGCCATTGGGATGTTGGCGTTCCACCATGTGGGCCGATGGATCCTCTATCCTTCCGCATTGGCAACAAGCTGTTAGGAAACGCAGAATCGTCAGCAGGTCTGGAATTAACACTTCGCGGCGGAACGTACCGTTTCCGTGGTGATATCGCATTTTGTATAACTGGAGCTGATATGCACGCCGTCCTTGATGATAATATTATCCCGATGTATACAGTTATTCATGCGAAACGGAATCAAGTGTTACGGTTTAGTGAAGCAGAAACAGGCATGCGCACTTACTTACTCGTTGCAGGCGGCTTGGATATGCCTCTAAACCTTGGCAGTGCAGCAACTTTCACACTCGGCGGATTCGGAGGGCATGGAGGCAGAGCTTTGCGGACTGGTGACGTATTATCTGTTAAGGTCACTTCTGCCCCAAAAGTGAACACTCTTGCTTGTAACAGTCAGCCTCATTTTAAAAAAGAGTGGACGATTGGTGTTATTCCTGGTCCCCACTGCACAACAGAATTTTTACTGCCAGAATATTTGCAGCAGTTAACAGACGTAAGCTGGGAGGTACACTTTAACAGTTCTCGTACAGGTGTGCGCTTAATCGGCCCTTCTCCCCTCTGGGCACGAACAGATGGCGGAGAAGCAGGTTTGCATCCATCAAATATCCATGATAATGCTTATGCAGTGGGAACCCTTGATTTAACTGGAGATATGCCAATCTTGCTCGGTCCGGATGGTCCTAGTCTTGGAGGATTTATCTGTCCTGTTACAACCGCTTCAGCTGAATTTTGGAAGATTGGCCAGCTTCATCCAGGCGACCGCATCCGCTTTAAGCTGATTACATTGGAAGAAGCCGAAGCTCTACGCCATGCACAGGAACAATACCTTGAAAATATCTGTATGGAGGAAAATTTATTACTGCCAGAGCTGAACAAACAGACAAACGAGCTGACACCTGACTATCCTATCCTGCTTGAGCAGTCAAAAGAAAGATTTCCACTGGTAATCAGAGCAGCTGGTGATAAGCATGTGCTCATAGAATATGGCGAGATGGAACTTGACTTGCTTCTCCGCTTTCAAGTCCATGCTTTAATGGAGGCAATACAAGCTGATACAAGCCTCCCTGTTGTTGATTTAACGCCAGGAATTCGTTCCTTACAAGTCCATATTAATCCAGCTCAAATGTCTGTAATCGAACTAAGTAAAAAAATCGCGGCCATTAACGAAACATTGCCGCCATTGGAAGAAATAGAAGTGCCATCACGCATTGTCCGTCTTCCCCTCTCTTGGGATGATCCAGCAACACAGCTTGCGATTGACCGCTATCAGAAGAATGTGAGACCAGATGCGCCTTGGTGTCCTAGCAATCTTGAATTTATTCGACGCGTTAACGGATTAGACAATATAGATGATGTAAAAAGGATTGTATTTGACGCAAATTATCTTGTACTAGGACTTGGGGATGTCTATCTCGGTGCGCCAGTAGCAACACCACTAGACCCAAGGCACCGTTTAGTTACGACAAAATACAATCCTGCGCGAACTTGGACACCGGAAAATGCAGTCGGCATCGGCGGAGCGTATATGTGTGTCTACGGGATGGAAGGTCCTGGCGGCTACCAGTTTGTCGGCCGTACTGTTCAAGTTTGGAATAAGCAACGAGAAACAGAAAGCTTCCGGCAAGGCAAGCCTTGGCTGCTTCGCTTCTTTGACCAAATATCGTTTTATCCAGTCACTGCAGATGAATTGCTGGAAATGCGCGAAGACTTCCCGCGCGGCCGTTTTGAGATTGAGATAACAGAAACAACCTTTAAACTTGGAGATTACTTAGCTTTCCTTGAATCCATCAAAAAAAGCACCAATGAATTCAGAAGCACACAGCAGACTGCCTTCCATCAGGAGAGGGAAAGATGGCAGGAGCTTGGTCTTGCTGAATATGTTTCTGAAACAGAGCAAACACCGCAGACGGAAGAAACACTTCCAGAAGGTGCTGAAGCAGTCCGCAGTTCGATGCCAGGCAGTGTTTGGAAGGTTCTCGTGTCTGCTGGTGATGTTGTCAAAAAAGGAGATCCGCTAATAATTGAGGAAAGCATGAAAATGGAGTTTCCTCAGCTTGCCCCATTTGATGGAGCAATTGAGGCTGTACATGTTGTACCTGGTGAAGAAGTCCATGCAGGCCAGCTGATTATTTCTATTAAAAAAGCAGAAAGCGGTGATAATAATGCAAACAATTCCGTATCCAATGAAATTATCCATTCATGA
- a CDS encoding urea amidolyase associated protein UAAP2, producing MAILSRIESNRKQENAFFNKTIEAGDGWTYTLEPGQVLRIVDLEGNQAADTLFYDADNPTDHYSAVNTITNQSNIYLTAGSVLLAESGKELVKIIADTCGNHDTLGGACSAQSNTVRYAHETLPMHNCRDTFMLQLSKNEPRLSKRDLAPNVNFFMNVPVTPDGGLTFADGVSAQGYYVEMQAICRVLVLISNCPQLNNPCNAYNPTPIQVLVWDK from the coding sequence ATGGCCATATTAAGCCGGATTGAAAGCAACCGCAAACAAGAAAATGCTTTTTTTAATAAAACAATCGAAGCAGGTGACGGCTGGACATATACACTTGAACCTGGGCAAGTCCTTCGCATTGTTGATTTGGAAGGAAACCAGGCCGCAGACACACTTTTTTATGATGCCGACAATCCGACAGACCATTATAGTGCTGTCAATACGATCACAAATCAAAGCAATATCTACTTAACTGCTGGTTCCGTGCTGTTAGCTGAATCCGGCAAAGAGCTTGTTAAAATAATAGCAGATACTTGCGGAAATCATGATACGCTCGGAGGCGCCTGTTCTGCCCAAAGCAATACCGTTCGTTATGCCCATGAGACTTTACCGATGCACAATTGCCGAGATACATTCATGCTTCAGCTCTCAAAGAATGAACCGCGCCTCTCTAAACGGGACTTGGCACCAAATGTGAACTTTTTTATGAATGTTCCGGTAACTCCTGACGGCGGATTAACATTTGCTGATGGTGTTTCGGCACAAGGCTATTATGTAGAAATGCAGGCAATCTGCCGGGTGCTTGTCTTAATCAGCAATTGCCCTCAACTAAACAATCCATGCAATGCTTATAATCCAACACCTATTCAGGTGCTAGTTTGGGACAAATGA
- a CDS encoding urea amidolyase associated protein UAAP1: MKLNVMKYVPGGGKWSGTIKRGKSIKFTALEDGANISLLLYSASDTAERYNMPDTLKAQHTSHLTKGHVLMSDNGRVLTSITDDSLGWHDTISGYITRRIVDERYGKTTYQDNRNEWYRSGEENFAVELFRNGLSVRDLVPAVNLFSKVYCTEDGNMHFVPAHAKKGDYITLRTEQDVLLIVSNTPNALNQTINYPSVPIKIEITDAGKLSDDDLCLNFCPENKRAFENTWDYAALLEGGIK, translated from the coding sequence ATGAAGCTAAACGTTATGAAGTATGTTCCTGGCGGAGGTAAATGGTCCGGCACAATCAAACGAGGAAAATCAATCAAGTTTACTGCACTGGAAGATGGCGCTAATATTTCTCTGCTTTTGTACTCAGCATCCGATACTGCAGAACGGTACAATATGCCGGACACGTTAAAGGCACAGCACACTTCTCATTTAACAAAGGGCCATGTGCTGATGAGTGATAACGGCCGTGTACTTACAAGTATTACAGATGATTCACTTGGCTGGCATGATACTATTTCCGGCTATATAACGCGACGTATTGTTGATGAACGCTACGGAAAAACCACTTATCAAGATAATCGAAATGAATGGTACCGAAGCGGAGAGGAAAATTTCGCCGTCGAGCTTTTTCGTAATGGATTGTCCGTCCGTGATCTTGTTCCGGCAGTCAACTTATTTTCTAAGGTTTACTGCACAGAGGATGGAAACATGCATTTCGTGCCAGCACATGCTAAAAAAGGGGATTATATCACATTAAGAACGGAGCAAGACGTTCTGCTTATTGTATCCAATACACCAAACGCTTTAAACCAAACAATAAACTATCCCTCTGTACCTATAAAGATAGAGATAACAGATGCAGGCAAACTTTCCGATGATGATTTATGTTTGAATTTTTGTCCAGAAAACAAGCGTGCCTTTGAAAATACATGGGATTATGCAGCCTTACTTGAAGGAGGAATTAAATAA
- a CDS encoding APC family permease, translated as MTNKPTLEKSLKLPQVVFMGLAWMTPMIFFTVYGVAFEAAGGMMAAAYIIAFVAIFFTAFSYSRMVKAYPISGSAYTYTKKSIHPKAGFLVGWALLLDYVFSPIIAILTFGIFMHTEFPAVPVFVWIIIMNIVLVVVNVVGIKSAARISSLSVLIQIAFIALFCGLIVKDILAGDTQAASLFSLSPFFGNEGSLSAVFTGASLICFCFLGFDAVTTMSEETIDADKTVSKAIFLIVLIAAVMYIAISYLTQVAFPDFTFANPDNAAYSLVQLVGGNLLSSIFIMVLIIATFTQGVSSVTSVSRFLYALGRESILPEKLFTSLHPKYRTPAANIIFVGIISFAAVFFNLDTAVTFVSFGALTAFTFVNLSVIAHYFIKQKQRSFKCTLLYLLFPLIGAGFICWLLTLLNKQTLLYGVIWLVVGFIYLGIRTMWLSAKVKQAAEINQTEKTLLDNLTK; from the coding sequence ATGACGAACAAACCGACACTTGAGAAATCGTTAAAATTACCCCAAGTTGTATTTATGGGGCTTGCATGGATGACACCAATGATTTTTTTCACTGTTTATGGCGTAGCTTTTGAAGCCGCCGGCGGCATGATGGCTGCTGCCTATATTATTGCATTTGTAGCAATCTTCTTTACTGCGTTCAGCTACAGCCGGATGGTTAAGGCATATCCGATTTCCGGTTCTGCTTATACGTATACAAAAAAATCTATCCACCCGAAGGCTGGTTTCCTCGTCGGCTGGGCACTTCTGCTGGACTATGTATTCTCTCCAATCATTGCAATCTTAACTTTCGGGATTTTTATGCATACTGAATTTCCTGCTGTCCCGGTATTTGTGTGGATAATTATCATGAATATAGTGCTGGTTGTTGTTAATGTCGTTGGCATTAAGTCTGCTGCTCGCATCAGCAGTTTATCTGTCCTAATTCAAATCGCCTTTATTGCTTTGTTTTGCGGCTTGATTGTGAAAGATATTCTTGCAGGTGACACACAGGCAGCTTCCCTCTTTTCACTATCTCCCTTCTTTGGAAACGAAGGTTCATTAAGTGCTGTATTTACAGGAGCTTCTCTAATCTGCTTTTGTTTTCTTGGATTTGATGCTGTCACCACCATGTCAGAGGAAACGATTGATGCTGATAAAACAGTATCTAAAGCCATCTTTTTAATTGTCCTGATAGCAGCGGTTATGTATATTGCTATCTCCTATTTGACACAAGTCGCTTTTCCTGACTTTACTTTTGCCAATCCAGATAATGCAGCATATTCCCTTGTACAGCTTGTTGGCGGAAACTTGTTAAGCTCGATATTTATTATGGTGTTAATTATTGCGACCTTCACCCAAGGTGTTTCTTCTGTAACAAGCGTCAGCCGTTTTCTGTACGCTTTAGGACGAGAATCGATTCTTCCAGAAAAGCTGTTTACTTCCTTGCATCCGAAATACAGAACGCCTGCTGCAAATATTATCTTTGTCGGGATTATTTCTTTTGCTGCTGTCTTTTTTAATCTTGATACAGCAGTAACCTTTGTCAGCTTCGGTGCATTAACGGCGTTCACATTTGTCAATCTGTCTGTTATTGCTCATTACTTTATTAAACAGAAACAACGTTCCTTCAAGTGCACACTTCTATATCTTTTGTTCCCGCTGATTGGAGCTGGCTTTATTTGCTGGCTTTTGACACTGCTTAACAAACAGACACTACTTTACGGCGTTATTTGGCTGGTTGTTGGCTTTATTTACTTAGGTATACGAACCATGTGGCTCTCCGCAAAAGTTAAGCAAGCAGCAGAAATAAACCAAACAGAAAAAACCTTGTTAGATAATCTGACAAAATAA